One window of Phycisphaeraceae bacterium genomic DNA carries:
- a CDS encoding AAA family ATPase: MDGARPKPTRLIALMNQKGGVGKTTTTVTLAAAYARAGRSTLVVDLDPQAHATLHLGVDPAAIEASVYDVLLDPASGLEGRVHAIAPNLDLLPAQTDLAAAEVEISQAPDRNRRLSDALAAASGKYEFVLFDCPPSLGLLTLNGLVAAREVIIPMQAHFLALQGVGKLLETVRLVTQSVNPKLRVTGVVLCMHDTSSTHTQEVVADLEAFLAEQRALDVPWKHARVLRPAIRRNIKLAECPSFGQTIFEYAPTAPGAADYKALAEGMLREWDAMLERRAETKPETKPGSGPVRQPEVGTQATGDAPVEIVTRAAEIAPVSSGTGV, encoded by the coding sequence ATGGATGGAGCCCGCCCGAAACCCACGCGTCTGATCGCCCTCATGAATCAGAAGGGGGGCGTGGGGAAGACCACGACCACCGTTACGCTGGCCGCGGCGTATGCCAGGGCCGGACGCTCCACGCTGGTCGTCGATCTTGATCCCCAGGCGCACGCGACGCTGCATCTCGGGGTCGATCCGGCAGCGATCGAGGCGTCTGTCTACGACGTGCTGCTGGATCCCGCGTCCGGGCTCGAGGGGCGTGTGCACGCGATCGCACCGAATCTGGACCTTCTGCCCGCGCAGACGGATCTGGCGGCGGCCGAGGTGGAGATCTCTCAGGCGCCGGATCGGAACCGACGCCTGTCGGACGCTCTGGCGGCGGCATCGGGCAAGTACGAGTTTGTGCTGTTTGATTGTCCCCCGTCGCTGGGGCTGCTGACGCTGAACGGCCTGGTGGCGGCGCGTGAGGTGATCATCCCGATGCAGGCGCACTTCCTTGCGCTGCAGGGCGTCGGGAAGTTGCTGGAGACGGTGCGGCTTGTGACCCAGTCGGTCAACCCCAAATTGCGCGTGACGGGCGTGGTGCTGTGCATGCACGACACATCGAGCACGCACACGCAGGAAGTTGTCGCTGATCTTGAGGCGTTCCTTGCCGAGCAGCGGGCGCTCGACGTGCCGTGGAAGCACGCGCGCGTGCTGCGCCCGGCGATCCGGCGGAACATCAAGCTCGCGGAGTGTCCCTCGTTCGGGCAGACGATCTTTGAGTACGCCCCCACCGCTCCCGGGGCGGCCGATTACAAGGCGCTCGCCGAAGGGATGCTGCGAGAATGGGACGCGATGCTGGAGCGCCGCGCCGAGACGAAACCCGAGACGAAGCCCGGGTCCGGTCCAGTCAGACAGCCAGAGGTGGGCACTCAGGCCACGGGCGACGCGCCCGTGGAGATCGTGACGAGGGCTGCGGAGATCGCACCGGTTTCCTCCGGGACCGGGGTGTGA
- a CDS encoding VanZ family protein gives MIAVPRAVYLVGFGVYALALFIATHWPRLAIDSPICGTDKIIHVGVFFVWTLLLAAAVRHRRPRLRTLGLIACGYAALDEGLQAIPALGRTCSWWDLLANVVGVGLGLVVIWLIRRRSGKRALA, from the coding sequence GTGATCGCGGTGCCGCGTGCGGTCTATCTGGTTGGGTTCGGGGTGTACGCGCTCGCGTTGTTCATCGCGACCCACTGGCCCCGGCTGGCGATCGATTCGCCCATCTGCGGGACGGACAAGATCATCCACGTCGGGGTGTTCTTTGTGTGGACGCTGCTCCTGGCGGCGGCGGTGCGGCATCGTCGGCCGAGATTGCGGACGCTCGGGTTGATCGCGTGCGGGTATGCGGCACTCGACGAGGGGCTTCAGGCGATACCCGCGCTGGGCCGGACGTGCTCGTGGTGGGACCTGTTGGCGAATGTCGTGGGTGTGGGGCTCGGCCTTGTCGTGATCTGGCTGATTCGGCGGCGTTCCGGGAAGCGGGCGCTCGCCTAG
- the murJ gene encoding murein biosynthesis integral membrane protein MurJ, with protein sequence MPPPDEPGPPPPTAPDRSRTGDSAMGRAVRVFSSLTLVSRIAGLGRDIATARVFGDTAIGSAFMAAFAIPNFFRRLLGEGALTAAFIPLYTQLDRDDPDAARRFGALVVRRLAILTGIITVLVELALLAVLFLDGRDAERAFSVKLIMVMFPFMPMVCIAAILGGMLQTHGRFGPSAGMPILLNLITIAAALPYALMANPDRVGAAYVIGIAILVSGVAQVAWGVRALGPRFALKASSEGVAETVRTMLRRFVPVVIGMGTLQINSFFDMLIAMWPNWVGPTILGFEYPLDERSNGILGYSQRLYQFPLGVFGVAVATAIFPMLARVTNSTGEFATTLRRGLRLSLFIGLPASAGLILVRDPLTFVVYSGGGRGFSSDGVARAAAVLLGYAPAIWAFSINQVWTRAFYAAGRVRAPMNVAMCMVLVNLVLNLVLIWPFREAGLAWSTSICAIVQCVILAMLSKRLTGVNPMDRSTTMAFGRILAMTLGMMGAVWGLGEVLPRGASWSGQFVALIVLTAAGGGSYLALSLAMRAPELWWLLHRERTSAS encoded by the coding sequence ATGCCTCCACCCGACGAGCCCGGCCCCCCCCCACCCACCGCTCCCGACCGGAGCAGAACCGGCGACAGCGCCATGGGGCGGGCGGTTCGTGTCTTCTCGTCGCTGACGCTGGTCTCACGCATCGCGGGGCTCGGGCGCGACATTGCCACGGCTCGCGTCTTCGGCGACACCGCCATCGGCTCGGCGTTCATGGCGGCGTTCGCGATCCCGAACTTCTTCAGGCGGCTGCTCGGTGAGGGCGCGCTCACGGCGGCGTTCATTCCGCTCTACACGCAACTGGACCGTGACGATCCGGACGCGGCCCGGCGGTTCGGCGCGCTGGTCGTTCGCAGACTCGCGATCCTGACGGGGATCATCACTGTTCTGGTGGAGCTGGCGTTGCTTGCCGTGCTCTTTCTGGACGGGCGCGACGCGGAGCGGGCGTTCTCGGTGAAGTTGATCATGGTCATGTTCCCGTTCATGCCCATGGTGTGTATCGCGGCGATCCTGGGGGGGATGCTGCAGACGCACGGGCGGTTCGGCCCTTCGGCGGGGATGCCGATCCTGCTGAATCTCATCACGATCGCGGCCGCACTTCCGTATGCGCTGATGGCGAACCCGGACCGGGTCGGCGCGGCGTATGTGATCGGCATCGCCATCCTGGTTTCCGGCGTGGCGCAGGTCGCGTGGGGCGTGCGGGCGCTGGGTCCGCGGTTTGCGTTGAAGGCGTCGTCGGAGGGGGTGGCGGAGACGGTGCGGACGATGCTGCGCCGATTTGTCCCCGTGGTGATCGGGATGGGGACGCTGCAGATCAACTCGTTCTTTGACATGTTGATCGCGATGTGGCCGAACTGGGTCGGCCCGACGATTCTCGGGTTTGAGTACCCGCTCGATGAACGATCGAACGGGATCCTTGGATACTCGCAGCGTCTGTATCAGTTTCCGCTCGGTGTCTTCGGTGTTGCGGTCGCGACGGCGATTTTCCCGATGCTGGCTCGCGTGACGAACAGCACGGGCGAGTTCGCGACGACGCTCCGTCGGGGCCTGCGGCTCTCGCTTTTCATCGGCCTGCCGGCGAGCGCGGGGCTGATCCTTGTTCGTGACCCGCTGACGTTCGTGGTGTATTCCGGCGGCGGGAGGGGATTTTCTTCGGATGGGGTGGCGCGAGCCGCGGCGGTGCTCCTCGGGTATGCACCGGCGATCTGGGCGTTCTCGATCAATCAGGTGTGGACGCGGGCGTTCTATGCCGCGGGGCGAGTGCGGGCGCCGATGAACGTTGCGATGTGCATGGTGTTGGTGAACCTTGTGCTGAATCTGGTGCTGATCTGGCCGTTCCGTGAGGCCGGTCTTGCGTGGTCCACCAGCATCTGCGCGATCGTGCAGTGCGTGATTCTGGCGATGCTATCGAAGCGGCTGACGGGCGTGAACCCGATGGATCGCTCGACCACCATGGCGTTCGGGCGGATCTTGGCGATGACGCTCGGGATGATGGGGGCGGTGTGGGGCTTGGGTGAGGTCTTGCCGCGAGGCGCGTCGTGGAGCGGGCAGTTCGTCGCGCTGATCGTGCTCACGGCTGCCGGCGGCGGGAGTTATCTCGCGCTCTCGCTGGCGATGCGGGCCCCGGAACTTTGGTGGCTGCTGCATCGGGAGCGGACATCGGCGTCGTGA
- a CDS encoding entericidin A/B family lipoprotein — MTRISLLAALAAAIAMTGCNTVKGVGRDIEAAGEKTQKAIND, encoded by the coding sequence ATGACTCGGATCTCTCTGCTCGCGGCGCTCGCGGCGGCGATTGCGATGACCGGTTGCAACACGGTGAAGGGCGTGGGGCGCGACATCGAGGCCGCGGGCGAGAAGACCCAGAAGGCGATCAACGACTGA
- a CDS encoding SDR family oxidoreductase, producing the protein MSRVDLRGRAIAITGASSGIGAATAVECARAGMRIAISARRTERLEAVAERIRAIGGTAVALACDVSRESDCFAFIERASAEIGPLHGVFANAGYGVETPSLAMTDGEWEAMLRTNFWGTLWIVRAAVARMREGPEPPTGETRGHVLVCSSCLSKIGAPYHAAYSASKACQDHLARALRHELAGERIDVSSVHPIGTSTEFFDELERNSPRSQGLSSSNTSLQPPERVARAVVACLRKPRGEVWTSTPTRIALGLATAFPGLADWGVARYMRSHMRK; encoded by the coding sequence ATGTCTCGTGTTGATCTTCGGGGCCGTGCGATCGCGATCACGGGAGCGAGCAGCGGGATCGGCGCGGCGACGGCTGTCGAGTGCGCGCGGGCCGGGATGCGCATCGCGATCAGCGCGCGAAGGACCGAGCGGCTCGAAGCGGTGGCGGAGAGGATCCGCGCGATCGGCGGGACGGCGGTTGCTCTCGCGTGTGATGTGTCGCGTGAGTCGGACTGCTTCGCGTTCATCGAGCGTGCATCGGCGGAGATCGGCCCGCTTCATGGCGTTTTCGCGAACGCCGGGTACGGGGTCGAGACGCCCTCGCTCGCCATGACCGACGGCGAGTGGGAGGCGATGCTGCGGACAAACTTCTGGGGGACGCTCTGGATCGTGAGGGCGGCGGTTGCCCGGATGCGTGAGGGGCCCGAGCCGCCGACGGGGGAGACTCGCGGACATGTGCTCGTCTGCTCGAGTTGCCTGTCGAAGATCGGGGCTCCGTACCACGCGGCGTACTCGGCGAGCAAGGCGTGCCAGGACCATCTCGCCCGCGCCTTGAGGCACGAGTTGGCGGGTGAGCGGATCGACGTCTCGAGCGTGCATCCGATCGGCACGAGCACGGAGTTCTTCGATGAGTTGGAGAGGAACTCGCCGCGTTCTCAGGGGCTTTCGAGCTCGAACACGTCGCTCCAGCCGCCGGAGCGTGTGGCTCGGGCGGTGGTGGCGTGCCTGAGGAAGCCGCGGGGCGAGGTGTGGACGAGCACGCCCACGCGGATCGCGCTGGGACTGGCGACGGCGTTTCCGGGACTCGCGGACTGGGGCGTGGCGCGGTACATGCGCTCGCACATGCGGAAGTGA
- the ispF gene encoding 2-C-methyl-D-erythritol 2,4-cyclodiphosphate synthase gives MQVPEATPPNPRTFGPHVGVRIGHGYDLHRLEPLGKAGARDRLILGGIQIESDRVPVAHSDGDALLHAITDAILGALAMPDIGQLFPDTDPRHAGEDSSVYLREAVRRAASAGWSIANLDATVVLERPKIGPYKEAMRTRIAELLGIAVDCVNVKGKTHERVDAVGEGRAVEVHVAALLTQH, from the coding sequence ATGCAGGTGCCTGAAGCCACGCCTCCCAACCCACGTACGTTCGGACCCCATGTTGGGGTTCGGATCGGTCATGGGTATGACCTGCACCGTCTCGAACCGCTCGGCAAGGCCGGGGCCAGGGACCGGCTGATCCTCGGCGGCATCCAGATCGAGTCCGACCGGGTCCCCGTCGCCCATTCCGACGGAGACGCCCTCCTCCACGCCATCACCGACGCCATCCTCGGAGCCCTGGCGATGCCCGACATCGGGCAACTCTTCCCCGATACCGATCCCCGCCACGCCGGTGAGGACTCCTCTGTCTATCTGCGTGAGGCCGTCCGTCGCGCCGCCTCTGCCGGCTGGAGCATCGCCAACCTCGACGCCACAGTCGTGCTCGAACGCCCCAAGATCGGGCCCTACAAGGAAGCCATGCGCACACGCATCGCCGAACTGCTCGGCATCGCTGTCGATTGCGTCAACGTCAAGGGTAAGACCCACGAGCGTGTGGACGCCGTCGGAGAGGGCCGCGCCGTCGAAGTCCACGTCGCCGCGCTCCTCACACAGCACTGA
- a CDS encoding DUF1559 domain-containing protein, with amino-acid sequence MHERRKLSAAGRGFSLIEVLVAISIIALLISIMIPALSKARDAGRAAMCLSNQRQLGVAMNLYANSNNGFVPREGVDNVTRERPPWAVALRPYIDSNISPDEEPNDRFAGAPFFRDPSRKPDAHVIHYVTNAIPFRKVGTERVPDATAAINWRKRRGPTMIDRVINPSGVVYLTDYFDDPNGYHAASIYVGSAPTDMQIAQWYDLWLAGHVNGGPLVRRMEPRRHGTGCNALFFDGHASTVTATDVKDLKLWDDGLTLTK; translated from the coding sequence ATGCATGAGCGTCGGAAGCTATCCGCCGCCGGGCGCGGTTTCAGTCTCATCGAGGTGCTGGTCGCCATCTCGATTATTGCGCTTTTGATCTCGATCATGATCCCCGCGTTGAGCAAGGCCCGAGATGCCGGCCGGGCGGCGATGTGCCTCTCGAATCAGCGTCAGCTCGGGGTCGCGATGAACCTGTACGCGAACTCGAACAACGGATTCGTGCCTCGCGAGGGTGTTGACAACGTGACGCGCGAGCGTCCGCCGTGGGCTGTCGCGCTTCGTCCGTACATCGATTCGAACATCTCTCCCGACGAGGAGCCGAACGACCGCTTTGCGGGCGCGCCGTTTTTCCGGGACCCGAGCCGCAAGCCCGATGCGCACGTCATCCACTATGTGACGAACGCGATTCCGTTCCGCAAGGTCGGAACGGAGCGTGTGCCGGATGCGACTGCGGCGATCAACTGGCGGAAGCGTCGCGGTCCGACGATGATCGATCGAGTGATCAACCCATCGGGCGTGGTGTATCTGACCGATTATTTCGACGATCCGAACGGGTATCACGCCGCGTCGATCTACGTCGGTTCAGCGCCGACGGACATGCAGATCGCGCAGTGGTATGACCTGTGGCTTGCCGGGCACGTGAATGGAGGCCCGCTGGTCCGTCGCATGGAACCCCGCCGGCACGGCACGGGGTGCAACGCCCTGTTCTTCGACGGGCACGCCTCTACGGTGACGGCGACAGATGTGAAAGACCTCAAGCTCTGGGATGATGGGCTCACGCTGACGAAGTGA
- a CDS encoding type II secretion system protein, with product MAARGFTLIETLVVVAILAILIGILVPTLSAAREAGRAAVCLSNLRQASAICRVYADENRGLSPAIGVPYASIPNWALVALEGSGRAGTGSEMYGGPTILVCPSSRARLGQEMTRTYAINATGHARDASDPLRAADPDHYDTEQAHIRLDLADPARSGPLLFDSGIAPPEPGSPPPTRTASMIDFRQPLHVQQRLAPVHATGSMNHSNLDGSVQTTKAKGTPLPQAWRRPLP from the coding sequence ATGGCCGCGCGTGGCTTCACACTCATCGAGACCCTGGTCGTCGTCGCGATCCTGGCGATCCTCATCGGCATCCTCGTCCCCACGCTCAGTGCCGCGCGTGAGGCCGGTCGTGCCGCGGTCTGTCTCTCGAATCTCCGCCAGGCATCCGCCATCTGCCGCGTCTACGCCGACGAGAACCGAGGGCTCTCTCCAGCGATCGGCGTGCCCTACGCCTCGATCCCGAACTGGGCACTCGTCGCCTTGGAGGGCTCTGGACGCGCAGGCACCGGCTCAGAGATGTACGGCGGTCCGACAATTCTCGTCTGTCCTTCGAGCCGCGCACGTCTCGGCCAGGAGATGACCCGCACCTACGCGATCAACGCGACAGGCCACGCCAGAGACGCCTCAGATCCGCTCCGCGCCGCCGACCCGGATCACTACGACACCGAGCAGGCCCACATTCGGCTCGATCTTGCCGATCCGGCACGGTCCGGTCCGCTGCTCTTCGACTCAGGCATCGCGCCGCCGGAGCCCGGCTCTCCCCCGCCCACGCGCACCGCCAGCATGATCGACTTCAGGCAGCCGTTGCACGTGCAGCAGCGGCTTGCGCCGGTGCACGCGACCGGGTCCATGAACCACAGCAATCTCGACGGTTCGGTCCAGACAACAAAGGCCAAGGGCACGCCTCTGCCTCAGGCATGGCGACGCCCGCTGCCGTGA
- a CDS encoding amino acid racemase yields MATKHIGIVAVSPEGAALAVRAISRQASKLLPPHDHPRVSMHNEPLAHYIDAIRADDWHSVGYLLRRSADVLAGCGAQFVLTPDNAVQHGVHLAEVGSRIPWITMTDLVARNVERDGRKKVGLIGTKMVTYGSTYQTHLAIRGIQVLPPEPNESDLLDEIIFGELIYGKFRLESQRAVLGIIGHLAERGCEGVILGCSEAPLLVTPENAGLPVYDAADILAEGAVRYAMSG; encoded by the coding sequence GTGGCGACGAAGCACATCGGAATCGTGGCCGTCAGTCCGGAAGGCGCCGCTCTGGCCGTGCGAGCCATCTCGCGCCAGGCCTCAAAGCTTCTCCCGCCCCACGATCACCCCCGCGTCTCGATGCACAATGAACCCCTCGCTCATTACATCGACGCTATCCGCGCCGATGATTGGCATTCGGTAGGGTATCTCCTCAGGCGTTCGGCGGATGTTCTTGCTGGATGTGGTGCGCAGTTCGTGCTCACCCCGGACAACGCTGTCCAGCACGGCGTACACCTCGCCGAGGTCGGGTCGCGGATCCCATGGATCACGATGACCGACCTGGTCGCCCGCAACGTCGAGCGGGACGGGCGCAAAAAGGTCGGGCTGATCGGGACCAAGATGGTGACCTATGGCTCGACATACCAGACACATCTGGCGATTCGAGGGATCCAGGTCCTCCCGCCCGAACCCAACGAATCGGATCTTCTGGATGAGATCATTTTCGGTGAACTCATCTACGGCAAGTTCCGTTTGGAATCGCAGCGTGCCGTGCTCGGGATCATCGGCCACCTCGCCGAGCGTGGCTGCGAGGGCGTCATCCTCGGGTGCAGCGAGGCCCCCTTGCTGGTGACGCCTGAGAACGCAGGACTCCCCGTCTACGACGCCGCGGACATCCTCGCCGAGGGCGCGGTGCGATACGCGATGTCGGGGTGA